From Candidatus Amoebophilus asiaticus 5a2, the proteins below share one genomic window:
- the ileS gene encoding isoleucine--tRNA ligase, with translation MKKYPEYKQLDLVQVAQEINEFWQNHDIFLESIKNREGKPSFTFYEGPPSANGEPGIHHVLSRALKDLFCRYKTLQGYQVKRKSGWDTHGLPVELQVEKSLGITKEEIGKRISIEEYNAHCRQTVMRYTDQWEKLTTELGYWLDTENPYITYDRQYIESVWYLLKQLYSKGLLYKGYSIQPYSPAAGTGLSSHELNQPGCYRSVKDVTVVAQFKLKNAEQDYVLAWTTTPWTLPANSALAIGENITYVKVRTYNPYTHQLVQVILAEAALARYFTTSPDREAVAHYQPGASTIPWEIIAKYQGKDLVGLEYEQLLPYVQPVNHTFRIVSGDFVTTDEGTGIVHIAPTFGADDMRLAQKSNIPAITVERDGKAVPIVDKQGRFVEEITDWAGKYVKEDYEPENIRNQPEYKSADVLIAIKLKQENKAFLVAKYEHNYPHCWRTDKPILYYPLDAWFIRTTAYKDRLIALNKTINWKPASTGTGRFENWLENLVDWNLSRDRFWGTPLPIWRTEDGQEELCIGSIQELNQEVEKSIAAGFMEHPLPIDFDLHRPYVDNIVLASPSGKEMHRTTDLIDVWFDSGAMPYAQWHYPFENKETFQQSFPADFIAEGVDQTRGWFFTLHAIAVMLFDSVAFKNVVSNGLILDKIGNKMSKRLGNSIDPFQIMQQHGPDALRWYMISNANPWDNLKFDTEGLVEVTRKFFSTLQNTYSFFALYANLDDFFFNKQSNIPLKGRPEIDRWILSRLHSLIQFVTTELDAYEPTRACRAIQDFVVDDLSNWYVRLNRKRFWKSEQTQDKTAAYQTLYTCLTTVVQLASPIAPFYTERMYKDLQLVQQEDKTSSIHLSDWPVVNTSAINLALEAKMQQAQTIVSLVHSLRKKHNLKVRQPLTKLIVPVTNEAMQAQIEAVADLILAETNIKQITYIAHTSELVAKKVKPNFKQLGQRYKAQIKPITEALTTLTQEDILLLEAHQELMLNIGKDMIRLSLEDVMIISEDIPGWSVASQESITVALDITVTDALRQEGVARDVINRIQNMRKSMGLEVQDKIQLAIASQEDFVKEAVTVYQTYICQETQALQFTVLESLTKGEQVEIDNYVLQINVKLDTAGQ, from the coding sequence ATGAAAAAATATCCTGAATACAAACAACTAGATTTAGTTCAAGTAGCACAAGAAATAAATGAATTTTGGCAAAACCACGATATATTTCTTGAATCTATTAAAAATCGTGAGGGAAAGCCTAGCTTTACTTTTTACGAAGGGCCGCCTTCTGCCAATGGAGAACCAGGCATCCATCATGTGCTATCTAGAGCACTTAAGGACTTGTTTTGTCGTTATAAAACTTTACAGGGTTACCAGGTGAAACGTAAAAGTGGCTGGGATACACACGGACTTCCTGTAGAACTGCAAGTAGAGAAATCTTTAGGTATCACGAAAGAAGAGATTGGCAAAAGAATTAGTATTGAAGAGTACAATGCACATTGTCGTCAAACAGTGATGCGTTATACTGACCAATGGGAAAAGCTAACGACCGAGCTAGGGTATTGGCTAGACACAGAAAATCCGTATATTACTTATGATCGCCAGTATATTGAGTCTGTTTGGTATTTATTGAAACAGCTTTATAGTAAAGGACTTCTTTACAAAGGATATAGTATCCAACCCTATTCACCTGCTGCAGGCACAGGATTAAGCTCGCATGAACTTAATCAACCTGGTTGCTATAGGTCGGTCAAAGATGTTACTGTAGTAGCACAATTTAAGCTTAAAAATGCTGAGCAAGACTATGTACTAGCTTGGACAACAACCCCCTGGACACTACCAGCCAACAGCGCATTGGCCATAGGAGAAAACATAACTTATGTAAAGGTACGTACTTATAACCCTTATACACATCAACTAGTACAAGTCATCTTGGCTGAAGCAGCCTTAGCACGCTATTTTACTACATCTCCTGATAGGGAAGCAGTGGCCCATTACCAACCAGGCGCATCTACTATACCATGGGAAATAATAGCAAAATATCAGGGTAAAGATTTAGTAGGGCTTGAATATGAGCAACTGCTGCCTTATGTACAACCTGTGAACCATACTTTTAGGATTGTATCGGGCGACTTTGTTACTACGGATGAAGGAACTGGTATTGTACATATAGCCCCTACGTTTGGAGCCGATGATATGCGCCTTGCACAAAAATCGAATATACCAGCTATCACAGTTGAACGTGATGGTAAAGCTGTACCCATTGTGGATAAGCAAGGGCGCTTTGTAGAAGAGATTACAGATTGGGCAGGCAAATATGTAAAAGAAGATTATGAACCTGAAAATATCCGTAACCAACCAGAATATAAATCAGCAGACGTACTCATTGCAATCAAACTTAAGCAAGAAAATAAAGCTTTCCTCGTAGCAAAATACGAGCATAACTACCCGCACTGTTGGCGTACCGATAAACCGATTTTATATTATCCATTGGATGCCTGGTTTATCCGTACTACAGCTTATAAAGATCGACTGATAGCACTCAATAAAACAATCAATTGGAAGCCCGCCTCTACGGGCACAGGCCGCTTTGAAAACTGGCTAGAAAATCTAGTGGACTGGAATTTGAGTCGTGATCGATTTTGGGGTACTCCATTACCCATCTGGCGTACTGAAGACGGGCAGGAAGAGCTTTGCATTGGTTCTATACAAGAACTCAACCAAGAAGTAGAAAAATCCATAGCAGCAGGTTTTATGGAACATCCGCTTCCTATAGATTTTGATCTACATCGTCCTTATGTAGATAACATTGTACTGGCAAGCCCTTCAGGGAAAGAAATGCATCGGACAACCGACTTAATTGATGTCTGGTTTGACTCTGGTGCTATGCCTTACGCACAATGGCATTACCCTTTTGAGAATAAAGAAACTTTTCAACAAAGCTTTCCAGCAGATTTTATTGCCGAAGGTGTTGACCAAACACGAGGTTGGTTCTTTACGCTCCATGCTATTGCGGTTATGTTATTCGATAGCGTGGCTTTTAAAAATGTAGTTTCAAATGGGTTAATTCTGGATAAAATCGGGAATAAGATGTCTAAGCGGTTGGGTAATTCTATTGACCCTTTCCAAATTATGCAACAGCATGGCCCTGACGCACTGCGCTGGTATATGATTAGCAATGCGAACCCTTGGGATAACCTTAAGTTTGACACAGAGGGCCTGGTAGAAGTAACACGTAAATTCTTTTCTACTTTGCAGAACACTTATAGCTTCTTTGCGTTATATGCCAACCTAGATGACTTTTTCTTTAATAAACAGTCCAACATACCTCTTAAGGGACGGCCAGAGATTGACCGCTGGATCCTTTCACGACTACATAGTCTCATTCAGTTTGTTACAACAGAGCTTGATGCGTATGAGCCTACTAGAGCTTGCCGCGCTATACAAGACTTTGTAGTTGATGATTTAAGCAACTGGTACGTACGGCTCAATAGGAAACGTTTTTGGAAAAGTGAACAAACTCAAGATAAAACAGCAGCTTACCAAACATTATATACCTGCTTAACAACGGTTGTACAGTTAGCATCACCTATTGCACCATTTTATACCGAGCGCATGTACAAAGATTTACAATTAGTACAACAAGAAGATAAAACTTCCTCTATACATTTAAGCGACTGGCCTGTTGTAAATACTTCAGCTATTAATTTAGCTTTAGAAGCTAAGATGCAACAAGCACAAACCATTGTATCTTTAGTGCATTCGTTGAGAAAAAAGCATAATCTTAAAGTTAGACAACCACTTACTAAGCTAATTGTCCCTGTTACAAACGAGGCTATGCAAGCACAAATAGAAGCTGTTGCTGACCTTATCTTAGCTGAAACAAACATCAAACAGATTACATACATAGCCCATACCAGTGAGCTAGTTGCTAAAAAGGTAAAGCCCAACTTTAAACAATTAGGCCAACGTTACAAAGCACAGATTAAGCCTATAACAGAAGCCCTTACTACGCTTACTCAAGAAGATATTCTCTTATTGGAAGCGCATCAAGAATTAATGCTCAATATAGGTAAAGATATGATCAGACTTTCTTTGGAAGATGTAATGATTATTTCGGAAGATATTCCTGGTTGGTCTGTAGCCAGCCAGGAAAGCATTACAGTTGCACTAGATATAACTGTTACAGATGCACTACGACAAGAAGGTGTTGCCAGAGACGTAATAAATAGGATACAGAACATGCGTAAGTCTATGGGCTTAGAAGTACAGGATAAGATACAGCTCGCTATAGCTTCTCAAGAAGACTTTGTAAAAGAAGCAGTTACAGTATACCAAACGTATATTTGCCAGGAGACACAAGCTTTACAGTTTACTGTATTAGAAAGCTTAACAAAAGGTGAGCAAGTAGAAATAGACAATTATGTGTTACAAATAAATGTAAAACTAGACACTGCTGGACAGTAA
- a CDS encoding IS1 family transposase (programmed frameshift) encodes MNCPRCNNTQSCKDGIVRGRQRYQCKSCRFRYTVSHKSDVKPVYTKRKALQLYLEGLGFRAIGRILNISYGTVYQWVKASGEQVSLPERQDEVEIVEMDEIHTYVGFKKVYCWIWIAVDRLSKRFISYVCGDRSTQTGLKLWERVKDIGKLYCSDYWKSYQQFIPKDKHRQSKAETYTVEGYNSLMRHYLARFKRKGKCYSKQVHMIEKSLNLLMAKLNNQLSILI; translated from the exons ATGAACTGTCCTCGATGTAATAATACTCAAAGCTGTAAAGATGGAATTGTTAGAGGTAGACAGCGCTACCAGTGTAAAAGTTGCCGTTTCCGTTACACAGTTAGTCACAAATCAGATGTTAAACCTGTATATACTAAGCGAAAAGCGTTGCAATTATACTTAGAAGGATTAGGATTTCGAGCTATAGGCCGTATACTCAACATAAGCTATGGAACAGTCTATCAATGGGTAAAAGCATCTGGAGAGCAAGTAAGTTTACCAGAAAGACAAGATGAAGTAGAGATAGTCGAGATGGATGAAATACACACTTATGTGGGTT TCAAAAAAGTCTACTGCTGGATATGGATAGCTGTTGATAGATTGAGCAAGCGCTTTATATCTTATGTGTGTGGAGATCGCTCGACACAAACCGGACTGAAGTTATGGGAGCGCGTCAAGGATATAGGCAAGCTGTATTGTAGTGACTATTGGAAAAGCTACCAGCAGTTTATTCCAAAAGATAAACACCGACAAAGCAAGGCAGAAACTTATACAGTGGAAGGATATAATAGCTTAATGAGGCACTATTTAGCAAGATTTAAGCGTAAAGGAAAATGCTATAGCAAACAGGTGCACATGATAGAAAAATCGCTCAACCTGCTAATGGCCAAGCTAAATAATCAGCTGTCTATCTTAATTTAA